The proteins below come from a single Roseofilum reptotaenium CS-1145 genomic window:
- the recF gene encoding DNA replication/repair protein RecF (All proteins in this family for which functions are known are DNA-binding proteins that assist the filamentation of RecA onto DNA for the initiation of recombination or recombinational repair.), producing the protein MYLKHLYLKQFRNYVEQAVTFSAPKIILLGNNAQGKSNLLEAVELLSTLRSHRAKGDRDLVFQSPDHPPSIGQVGALLERQTGEIDLKLVLRASGNRTLVLNQEVQRRRRDFLGALNVVQFSSLDLDLVRGSPEKRRLWLDTLLTQLEPVYDPMLRQYQQVLRQRNALLRHFQEAEGQENPQELALWDAQLVSVGVRLIRRRARVLERLTPIAQAWHDSISGSTEKLSIAYNPSVFWDGDSRAPVEAIEGAFFQKLADRAIAESAQGSTLVGPHRDEVDFYINGTPARQYGSQGQQRTLVLALKLAELKLISEVVGESPLLLLDDVLAELDLTRQNQLLDAIADRFQTLITTTHLSAFEQNWLHSSQVFRVQEGHIYSQQD; encoded by the coding sequence ATGTATTTGAAGCACCTCTATCTTAAGCAATTTCGCAATTATGTGGAGCAGGCAGTGACGTTTAGCGCTCCGAAAATTATTTTGCTGGGGAATAATGCCCAGGGGAAGTCAAATTTATTAGAGGCGGTGGAACTGTTGTCTACATTACGATCGCATCGAGCAAAGGGCGATCGCGATTTGGTGTTTCAGTCTCCGGATCATCCTCCGTCTATCGGTCAAGTGGGCGCTCTTTTGGAGCGACAAACCGGCGAAATTGACCTGAAACTGGTTTTGCGAGCGAGTGGGAACCGGACATTAGTACTCAATCAGGAAGTCCAGCGACGACGGAGGGATTTTTTAGGGGCGCTCAATGTGGTGCAGTTTTCCAGTTTAGATTTAGATTTGGTGCGCGGATCTCCGGAAAAACGACGTTTGTGGCTCGATACGCTCCTGACGCAACTCGAACCGGTCTACGATCCGATGTTACGCCAATATCAGCAGGTTTTGCGTCAACGCAATGCTCTACTGCGGCACTTTCAAGAGGCCGAGGGGCAGGAAAATCCCCAAGAGTTAGCCCTCTGGGATGCCCAGTTAGTCTCTGTGGGCGTGCGTTTAATTCGCCGACGCGCTCGGGTGTTAGAGCGGCTTACGCCTATTGCCCAGGCATGGCATGACAGTATTAGTGGATCGACCGAAAAATTATCGATCGCCTATAATCCGAGTGTATTTTGGGATGGGGATTCTCGAGCGCCGGTAGAAGCTATTGAGGGGGCATTTTTCCAGAAACTAGCAGATCGAGCGATCGCCGAGAGCGCCCAAGGAAGCACTTTGGTTGGTCCCCATCGAGATGAGGTAGACTTCTATATTAACGGGACTCCTGCCCGTCAGTATGGCTCCCAAGGGCAACAGCGAACGCTCGTTTTAGCCTTGAAGTTAGCCGAATTAAAATTAATTTCTGAGGTAGTAGGAGAATCGCCTTTGTTATTGTTGGATGATGTCTTAGCAGAATTGGACTTAACGCGCCAAAATCAGCTTTTAGACGCGATCGCTGACCGGTTCCAAACCCTGATTACTACCACCCATTTAAGCGCATTTGAGCAAAATTGGTTACATTCTTCTCAGGTTTTTCGGGTTCAAGAAGGTCACATTTACTCTCAGCAAGATTAA